From Etheostoma spectabile isolate EspeVRDwgs_2016 chromosome 8, UIUC_Espe_1.0, whole genome shotgun sequence, a single genomic window includes:
- the LOC116694748 gene encoding octopamine receptor 2-like: MTGKPTPAWDSGNNTIWENYTDIAFIVANSLILLITSAMGIGANLFVILAVLYQKSLQTLNNVLVVNLAVTDILKCVVDCPILLTIVTTVYQRGYVDELICDTQVAFFSFSCCNQLLTMACISEERYQAIAQPSKTSQRRRRIMVLLPLTWALAILVAVFCVIFVKDSPVYEKCKGLSRATSSSYDTFGLYMLFPLWAFCLSVIIGFYARIFILVRSHNRKIFDRGTFPVSKTDKTTHKQKIEETPAVENGHGKSEQNQSLSKSVAQVEQAEPNSSKKDSMAALLASTKAPQCASISLENKKEVKNTLEITDLETEHHPPAMQAAVRTEEKPFKTEQSNPCDTNIEANRDAAASVQSSTTKPQVSSNFDTEKRSKERVQIDKTPSEMKETSSHVPSSAQLENKESTPVLLIECKQAENRNGGEKLSVDQVFSLPPVLSNVPETAATENNLEIEGAVCMMPSKASKERAKKNKESKMAKRAGYIIITFILFWLPLITTILSSSMFSNTFSFSMFFFQITIIWDIEILSVSITCITSLSDPIIYAAVNPQFRTEFYTLKNKFLSIFKKEL, translated from the exons ATGACAGGCAAGCCTACACCTGCATGGGACTCTGGGAACAACACAATTTGGGAGAACTACACTGACATCGCTTTCATTGTGGCAAACAGCTTGATTCTGTTGATCACTTCTGCTATGGGGATTGGAGCAAATCTTTTTGTAATACTGGCAGTTCTTTACCAAAAATCACTGCAAACTTTGAATAATGTGCTGGTGGTGAATCTTGCAGTCACAGACATTCTGAAATGTGTAGTTGACTGCCCCATTCTCTTAACCATTGTCACAACTGTGTATCAAAGAGGATATGTGGACGAGTTGATCTGTGATACACAAGttgcctttttctctttcagctGCTGCAATCAACTGTTGACAATGGCCTGCATAAGTGAAGAAAGGTACCAGGCCATTGCCCAACCCTCCAAAACTAGTCAAAGGCGAAGACGGATTATGGTACTGCTTCCTCTCACATGGGCCTTGGCTATTCTGGtggctgttttttgtgtgatatTTGTAAAGGACTCACCCGTGTATGAAAAATGCAAAGGATTATCAAGAGCAACATCCTCCTCCTATGACACCTTTGGACTTTACATGTTGTTCCCACTTTGGGCATTTTGCTTAAGTGTTATCATTGGATTCTATGCTCGCATATTTATCCTTGTGAGGTCACACAATCGCAAAATATTTGACAGAGGTACTTTTCCTGtttcaaaaacagacaaaacaacacataagCAGAAGATAGAAGAAACTCCAGCGGTGGAAAATGGACACGGAAAATCAGAGCAAAACCAGTCCCTGAGCAAAAGTGTTGCTCAGGTTGAACAAGCTGAACCAAATTCATCTAAGAAAGATTCTATGGCTGCTCTACTGGCCTCAACAAAAGCTCCACAATGTGCCTCCATcagtttagaaaataaaaaagaagtaaaaaatacaCTGGAGATAACTGACTTGGAAACAGAACATCATCCTCCTGCAATGCAGGCTGCAGTGCGGACTGAGGAGAAACCTTTTAAAACAGAGCAGTCCAATCCCTGTGATACGAATATTGAAGCAAATAGAGATGCTGCTGCCAGTGTTCAGAGCTCAACCACAAAACCGCAGGTGTCAAGCAATTTTGACACAGAAAAGCGGTCCAAAGAGAGAGTTCAAATTGACAAAACGCCCTCTGAAATGAAAGAAACCAGCTCCCATGTTCCCTCGTCTGCACAGTTAGAGAACAAAGAATCCACTCCTGTTTTACTGATTGAATGTAAACAAGCTGAGAACAGAAATGGAGGAGAAAAACTGAGTGTAGATCAAGTGTTTTCATTACCTCCTGTCCTAAGTAATGTTcctgaaacagcagctacagaaAACAACCTGGAGATAGAAGGTGCTGTTTGCATGATGCCTTCCAAAGCAAGTAAagagagagcaaaaaaaaacaaggaaagtAAAATGGCGAAGCGTGCTGGATATATTATTATAACCTTCATCTTATTCTGGCTACCGTTGATCACAACTATCCTA TCTTCCTCAATGTTCTCTAACACGTTTtcattttctatgtttttttttcagataacGATCATTTGGGACATTGAGATTCTGTCAGTCTCTATCACCTGCATCACATCACTAAGTGACCCAATAATATACGCTGCAGTGAACCCTCAGTTTCGGACAGAGTTTTACACGcttaaaaacaagtttttatCCATATTCAAGAAAGAATTATAA
- the LOC116694628 gene encoding parapinopsin, whose protein sequence is MTLCPPECPWVQSLPSQLFQHHLGTMDNSSSVPHPSIYTEVVAIMPTIFPRVGYSIISFLMFINTLLTVFNNCLVITVMLRNPSLLQPMTVFFLSLAVSDLMIGLCGSLVVTITNYNGFFFLGHTACVFQGFAVNYFGLVSLCTLTLLAYERYNLVCKPRTGLKISMRRSIAGLLFVWIFCLFWAVAPLFGWSSYGPEGIQTSCSLAWEIRSWNNYSYLIFYTLLCFIFPTMIIIYCYYKVLTSMNKLNRSVELQGGRSSQKENDHAISMVLAMIIAFFVCWLPYTALSVVVVVDPELYIPPLVATLPMYFAKTSPVYNPIIYFLTNKQFRDAALEVLSFGRYIPHVLPTASINMRSFDSRSKVLPL, encoded by the exons ATGACGTTGTGTCCTCCTGAGTGTCCATGGGTTCAGTCTTTGCCCTCACAGTTGTTCCAACATCATTTAGGCACCATGGACAACAGCAGCTCTGTCCCTCATCCGTCCATCTACACCGAGGTGGTGGCTATTATGCCCACCATCTTCCCTCGGGTGGGCTACAGTATAATTTCTTTCCTCATGTTCATCAACACATTGTTAACGGTTTTTAACAATTGTCTCGTCATAACCGTGATGCTGAGGAACCCGTCTCTACTCCAGCCTATGACTGTTTTCTTCCTCAGCCTTGCGGTGTCTGACCTCATGATAGGCTTGTGTGGATCCCTGGTCGTCACCATCACTAACTACAatggctttttctttcttgGCCACACAGCCTGTGTGTTTCAAGGATTTGCAGTCAATTATTTTG GTTTGGTGTCTCTCTGCACTCTGACCCTGCTTGCCTACGAGCGGTACAACTTGGTGTGTAAGCCGAGAACTGGTCTAAAGATTAGCATGCGGAGAAGCATCGCCGGGCTGCTATTTGTCTGGATCTTCTGCTTGTTTTGGGCAGTGGCTCCGTTATTCGGCTGGAGCTCCTACGGACCTGAAGGAATCCAGACCTCCTGTTCTCTGGCCTGGGAGATCAGATCGTGGAACAACTACAGCTACCTCATCTTCTACACACTCCTATGCTTCATTTTCCCTACTATGATAATCATTTACTGCTACTACAAAGTGCTCACATCCATGAATAAG CTGAACAGGAGTGTGGAGCTCCAGGGTGGGCGCTCCAGCCAGAAGGAGAATGATCACGCCATCAGTATGGTCCTGGCCATGATCatagctttttttgtttgctgGCTGCCCTACACTGCGTTGTCAGTGGTGGTAGTCGTGGATCCAGAGCTCTACATCCCTCCACTGGTTGCCACTTTGCCCATGTACTTTGCTAAGACCAGCCCTGTTTATAACCCCATCATCTACTTCCTTACCAACAAGCAG TTCCGTGATGCCGCTCTGGAGGTGCTGTCGTTCGGCCGCTACATTCCCCATGTGCTCCCCACTGCCAGTATCAATATGCGCTCCTTCGACTCGCGCAGCAAGGTGTTGCCTCTGTGA